GCTCGGAAGTCGCGCAGGGCACCCTGGCGCCGCTGCTGCTGCGCCCCGTGGACCGCACCAAGGTCATTGCCAGCAAACTGATCACGGCCCTGGCGTACCCGTTCCTGCTGATCTTCACGACCGTGCTGGGCTCCCTGCTGGCCGGGATTCCGCTGGGCTTCGGGACGTTCACGGGCGGCACCGGGCTCGGGCCGGGCCTGTTCGTGGGCGTGGGAGAACTGACCAGTGACGCCGCCTTCGCCGAGGTGCTGCGCGGCTCGCTGCTGGCCGGCGTGGTCCTGATGCCCATCGCGGCGCTGTCCCTGCTGTTCGGGGTGCTGTACCTGAACACCGCCGCCGCCGCCCTGGCGACCTTCGCGGCGCTGATCGTCATGCGCCTGCTGGTCGTGCTGCCCGAAACCATCCAGCGCATCCTGCTGACCAGCCACCTGGGCCTGTACGTGCAGCAGGGCGACATCGTGCAGCCGCTGGTGCTGCTGCTGATCTACACCGCCGGCTTCGGCCTGATGAGCATCTTCGCCTTCGACCGCCGCGACGTGTAATACGGACTCCGTATAACGGCCGCCCCACGATCCCGGCTCATTCCGGACCGGCACACCGCACCCGCGTGTGCCGGTCTCGCGTTTCCTCTGCCCGCACCCGCCCCTCCCCTTCCCGCCGGTCACGTTCAGGCGCTACCCTGACGGGCATGACGGCGCCCCTCTCGCTGACCACGGGCGGCAGCCTGTACGACCGGATCGGGCCGGACGCGCTGGCCGCCCTGGTGTCCCGCTTCTACGATCTCGTGGCCCGGGAGCCCCTGCTGACGCCGATCTTCCCGGCGGACCTGACCCTGACCGCCGAGAAGCAACTGGCGTTCCTGAGCGGCTTTCTGGGCGGCCCGCCGCTGTACCACCAGCGGTTCGGGCACCCCCGGTTGCGGGCGCGGCACCTGCCGTTCACGATCACTCCGGCGCGCGCGCAGGCGTGGCTGTCGTGCATGCGGGCCGCGCTGGACGCCACGCCCGAGATCGGCGCGGAGGACGGGCAGGAACTGTTCACGGCGCTGTCGCGGGTGGCGACGCACATGGTGAACGCCCCGGAAGGCGCGCAGACCTGAGCGGCGCGGCAACTTGGACAACTCTTTGCATTTGACTAGTAGGGTTCGTGCGCGTTCATGGGCCTGTTTTCTACACTGCTCGTCATGACCCAGTCGCAACCCAACATCGAGGCCCTCCGCGCCGAGGTCGATTCGATCAACCGTGAACTCCTGACGCTGCTGTCCCGCCGTGGCGAGGTCGTCGCGCAGATCGGTCACGCCAAGACGCAGGAAGGCCGCCCGAACCACTACGACCCGGCCCGCGAGGAAAAACAGCTCAAGGAGATCGAGGCCCTGAACCCCGGCCCGTTCACCAGCGCGGCCGTCAAGGCGATCTTCAAGGAGATCTTCAAGGCCAGCCTCGCACTGGAAGAAAGCAACGACAAGAAGCAGCTGCTGGTGTCCCGCAAGGTCAAGAGCGACGACACCGTGCTGGACATCGACGGCGTGCGAATCGGCGGGGACTCGGCGCCCACCATCATCGCCGGGCCGTGCTCCATCGAGAGTGAAGAGCAGATGGAGCAGACGGCCGCGTACCTGGCGGGCAAGGGCATCAAGATCCTGCGTGGCGGCGCGTACAAGCCCCGCACCAGCCCCTACGGCTTCCAGGGCATGGGCGTGGACGGCCTGATCCTCGGGAACCGCGTGGCGAAGGAACACGGCATGCTGTTCATCACGGAAGTCATGGACACCCGCGACGTGGAGATCGTCGCCGAGTACGCCGACATCCTTCAGGTCGGGGCGCGTAACATGCACAACTTCGCGCTGCTGCGCGAGGTGGGCCGCGCCCGCCGCCCGGTGCTGCTCAAGCGCGGCCTGAGCGCCACCATCGAGGAGTGGCTGTACGCCGCCGAGTACATCCTCTCGGAAGGGAACAACGAGGTCATCCTGTGCGAGCGCGGCATCCGCACGTACGAGAAGTGGACCCGCAACACCCTGGACCTGAGCGCCGTGGCGATCGCCAAGCAGGAAACGCACCTGCCGGTGATCGTGGACGTCACGCACGCCGCCGGGCGCCGCGACCTGCTGATTCCCCTGGCGAAAGCCGCGCTGGCCGTCGGTGCCGACGGCATTCACGTGGAAGTGCACCCCAGCCCCGCCACCGCCCTGAGCGACAACGAGCAGCAGCTGGACTTCGCCGGGTACGACAAGTTCAGCGACGCGCTGGCCAGCATGCTGAAACTGCCCGCCACCGTCTGATACGGACTCCGATGGAATGGTTTGCAAAAACCGTTCCATCCGAGCGGACGCGAGCAGGAGAGAAACGGGTTCCGGGCGTGGAGTTAGCAACCCGGTGCTGTCCCGGGTTGTTAACGAAACAGACGGAATCCGTATGATACGGACCCTGACAACGCCACTCTGAAAGCGCCCGCCCGGCATCTTGACCGGGCGGGCGTTTTGCGTGGCGCGAACTCAGCTGGGCGCGACTTCGCGGGTGTGGCGGGTGTCGGTGGCGGGGCCGGTCAGGGGGAAGGTGTGGAGTTCCTGCACCTCGCCGCGTTCCTCGCGGGTCAGGCTCAGGGCCTGCACGGTGAAGCTGGTCAGGGGCGGCGTGTACTGCTGCACCTCGTTCCAGAGGTACTCGGCGGCCCAGGGCAGGACGCCCAGCGCCAGGGTCAGGTGCGGGCGGTACAGGTCGCCGTCGTACTGCGCGCGACTGGACGGCCCGATTTGCATGCAGCGTTCGTGCAGGGCGCGCAGGTCGCTGCTCAGGTGGCATTCCAGGAAGATCACGCCCTGAAGCTGTTTCCAGCCCTTGACGTGGACGGTCAGTTCACTCTGGCCGCGCAGGGCCTCCCGGCACGCCAGGACGAGTTCCGGGCCGCTCAGGGGCGTCTGGAACGGCGCGCGGATGTTCAGGTGCGGCAGGCCGAACCCGCTGACGTTCAGGCGTTTCTGGGTGCGGCGCATCCAGGTGTCCAGCGCCTCGGGGGGCCACGCGACGATGGAGTGCAGCGCGCCGGGTGCGGGGTCGGCCCTGGGTGTGGTCATGGGGCGGCGGGACCGATGCGGTAGCGGCAGTTGCCCTGCCCGCAGGCCATGCGGGTCTCACGTTCCACCGGGACGCCCAGCAGCGCGGCGTACAGGGTTTCCTCGGCGGCGCACAGTTGCGCGTACTGCCGCGCGACGGTCAGGTTGGGGCAGTTGCGCTGCGTGAAGTACCACTGCTCGCCTTCCTGGTGGACCACGGCGTCGAAGCCGTGCCGGTTCAGGCGGTTGACGAGGCCCTGCACGCGCTCTCCCAGCGGCAGGTTGGCCGGGACGTCCTGCTCGAAGTGCGAGATGATCTCGTTGTTGCGGGCGTCCAGGACTTTCAGGACGGCGCCCTCGCCGAACAGGCCCTCGATGTGCCGCAGGACGTCCACGCACAGGCTGGAGTACGTCTTCGGGAAGGCGGCCTCGCCGCGCTCGGTCAGCACGAACACGTGCTGGGGTCGGCCCCGCCCGCCGGGACGCTCGGTGCGCGCCTCGATCAGTCCCTGTTCCTGAAGGTCGCACAGGTGACGGCGGGCGGCGGGCACGCTGACGTCCAGGGCCTGCGCGAGGTCCTGCGCGGTCTGCGGGCCGTGGCGTTTCACGAGTTCCAGCAGCCGTGTCTTGGTGCGTTCCGGCGCGGCGGGTGGGGCGGCGGTCGGGGCGCTCATACGACGGTCAGTTGATCGGGCAGGTCGGCCAGGGACTGCGACAGGGCGCGGACGCTGACCTGTCCGGCGAGATTGCGGGCCACCTGGATCAGGGCCTGCGCGGCCGCAGAGTCCGGGTGCGCCAGGACGGCCGGGGTGCCCCGGTCGCCGTCCTGGCGTACGTCGATGTCGATGGGCACCTCGCCCAGCAGCGGGTACTCCTCGCCGAGTTTGCGGCTGCCGCCCCGGCCGAACAGGTCGTAGGTGTGGCCGGTGTCGGGCGCCACGAAGTAACTCATGTTCTCCACGACGCCCAGCACGGGCACGCTGGCCTTGCGGAACATGTCGATGGCGCGGGCCGCGTCGATCAGCGCGACGTCCTGCGGGGTGGTGACGATCACGGCGCCCGTCACCTGAATGGTCTGCGTGAGCGAGAGCTGCACGTCACCGGTGCCCGGGGGCAGGTCCACGATCAGGTAGTCGAGTTCGCCCCACGCGGCGTCTTTCAGGAACTGCTGGATGGCGGAGTGCAGCATCGGGCCGCGCCACACCAGCGCCTGCCCGGCCGGGGAGAGGTTCGCCATGGACACGAACTTCACGCCGTGCGCCTCGATGGGCTGCATCTTGCGTTCGGCGTTCGCGGTGACTTTCGCGCCGCCCTGACCCATCATGTGCGCGACGCTGGGGCCGTACACGTCCGCGTCGAGCAGGCCCACGCGGGCGCCGTCGCGAGCGAGGCTGGCGGCGATGTTCACGGAGACGCTGCTCTTGCCGACGCCGCCCTTGCCGCTGCCGACCAGCAGGACGTGCTTGACGCCGGTCATGGCGGGCTGCGCGGGGGGCCGGACCATCGCGCCGAAGGTGACGTCCACGCGCGTGACGCCGGGCACGGCCAGGACGGCCTCGCGGACGTCGCCCTCGATCTTGCCTTTCAGGGGGCAGGCGGGCGTGGTGAGGTTCACCTTCACGCTGGCCACACCCGCCTCCACGCTGGCGTGCTCGATCATGCCGAGGGAGACGAGGTCACGGTGGAGTTCCGGATCATTCACGGTGCTCAGGGCGGCCATCACGGCTTCACGCATATCCCGCAATTAGTAGCGCATACGCGGGGGCGCGGCAAGCCACGCCGTCACAGTACGCTCATGCGGCCCGTGCCTGCCCGCTCGGGGCGCGGCCGGTGAAGTGCGCGTGTAGGCGGGCGCAGAGGCCCGTATACTGACCGGCGTGAAGCCCATTGGCCCTTACGTGGCCGCCCGCGAACTGCCGGGCCGGACAGGCAGTCCGGTCCGCACGCTGCGCGCCACGGACCGACTGACGGGCATGCCGGTGCTGCTGCACGTGCTGCCCTACCCCCTGACCCTGCCGGAACTGCCGGACCATCCGGGCCTGCTGCCCGTCGTGGACAGCGGCGTGGACGGCGAGCAGGCCTACGTGGTGACCGAGTTGCCCCTTCAGGCCCGCCCCGCCGACGACGCCCTGCTGACCGCGCGCGGCGCGCTGGCCGCCCTGGGCGCCCTGCACGAGCGCGGACTGACGCACGGCGGCCTGAACGCCGCGCAACTCTGGAGCGTGGACGGCCGCGTGCTGCTGGCCGGGGCGGGCCTGCCCTGGGGCGGCGAGCCGCTGCCCAGCGACGACCTGTACGCGCTGGGCGTGATTCTCGCGGAGATGGGTCACCTGCCTGAGGCGCTGCGCCCACTGACCGAGCAGCCCGGCCATCTGAGCGCCGTGGCGGCCCTGGCCCGCCTGAACAGCGAGCAGGCCGCCCGGCCCGCACCGCAGACCCAGGCCGCACACGGGCCGGACGTACCAGAGCAGATCGCACCAGCGCAGGAGGCGTCCGGAGCAGGTGCGACCGGGCCGGAGCCGTCCGTGGCGGAGGCGTCCGGGCAGGAGCCTCCCGCCGGAGCCGTCAGCGCCGGGCCGCAGGACTCCCCTGCCCCGCCAGCAGTTCAGACACCGCTGACCCGGACGCCACTGCTGCGCGGTCGGGGCGGCTCGAAACGCGGACGGCAGGGCCGCAGGGACGCGAACGCCTCTGCCCTGCCCGCGCCGACGCAACCGGCCCCAACTGAATCAACCCCATCTGATTCTCTGGCCGGGTCTGTTCCAGCCGAGCCCGCGCCGCCCGCGCCGCTGCCCGTGATGGACTGGTCGGCGGGGCCAGTGAGCGCGCCGCACGACGGTTCTCCCATTGTCCTCGGACCTGTCGGGCCGGAAACAACTGAGCTGGAACCCACTGGGCCGGACCCCGCTGAGCTGGACCCTGCCGGGCCGGAATCGAGCGGGCCGGGCGACAGTGACCGCGAGGCGACCGCCGACACGCCGCCCGCCGGGTTACCGGAACCTGAACGTCCCGGGACTGAACGGCCGGAATCCGGCGTGATGCCCAGTGCGTCCGTGCCCAGTGCACCCGTGCCCAGTGCACCCGTGCCCAGTGCACCCGTGCCCAGTGCACCCGTGCCCGGCGCTCCTGCCCCGGCGGCGGGTGGGCCGGAGACTCCGCAGGAGCGGCGGCGACGGCAGAACGAGGAGCGGCGCGCGCAGGCCATGCTGGACGCGCAGGCGGCAGCGGCGCGCAAGGCCAGGCGCCTGCGCGAAGAGCGGGCCCAGCGACTGGCGGAGAGCGGCGGTGACGCGCCCATTCAGATCGGGGGCGGCCCGGTGGTCGGTGGGGCGGTGGTCGGTGGGGTGGTCGGCACTGCGCCGGGAGCGGTCCTGGGCACGGTGCTGGGTGACGATGACCTGCCCGCCTGGGACGGCCCGCCCGTGGACGGTGAGGCCGCGCCGCGCCCGCAACTGCGGATGCGGGACGTGGACCGCCTGCCGCCGGGCCTGCGCCGCGAGCCGCTGCCGGAACCCGAGCCGGAACCGGCCCCGCGCCTCCCGGCCCGCCGCGCGCCGGGCGACCCGATCCGCATCGGGTGGGACGAGGACGATTCCTGGCGGGTGGTGCGCGAGGTTCCCGTCCCGCCGGAACGGCCGCGCCGGCGCCTGCCCCGCTGGACACTGCTGGTGGTCGCGGCCGCGCTGCTGCTGGGCGGCGCGTGGTGGGCGCTGAGCGCCCTGCCCGGACGCACGCCTGCCCGGCAGGTCACGCCGCAGAACGACGCCCGGCAGCCCGAACCTCGACAGCCGGGGGGTGAGTCGACGACGTCCGCGCCCGCGACGGCGACTGACGGTGCCAGTGCCGGGGGCGCCATTGCTGAGGCTGGCAGTCAGGCCGATCCGGCGTGCTGCGAGGTCGAGTTCCGGTTGCTGGGCGCGCAGGGCCGCACGGTGGCCCTGACGGTGGAGGCCGCGCCGCCCGGAGCGGATCTCACGCCGGGCGAGTCGCTGGGCCGCGCGCCGGGCACCGTGCGCTTTCCGCTGCCCGGCACGTACCGCCTGAGGACCAGTATCAGCGGGTACGCGCCGGCCAGCCTGAGCGTCACGGTGCCCACCACGAAACCGAAGATCATCGATCTGGGCAACTGATACGGACTCTGACTTGAATGGCTTGTAAAGCCGCTGGGTCCGAGCGGATGCGAGTAGGAGAGAAACGCCCCTCCGGACGTGGAGTTGACAGAGTTGACAGATCGGTGGTGTTCCGATCTGTTAACGAAACAAACGGCAGTCCGTATGAATTCCCTGGGTATGGGATTCCCGTGTTCTCGCAGGTCCGTGTGACACAATCAGGGTGATGAGCGTTGTCATTCTGGATTTCGGCAGTCAATTCACGCGTCTGATCGCGCGGCGGTTCCGTGAACTCGGGGCGTACAGCGTGATCCTTCCCGGCAGCGCGCCGCTGGAACGCATCATGCAGGAGAACCCGCAGGGGATCGTCCTGTCGGGCGGTCCCAGCAGCGTGTACGACGAGAACGCCCCGAAACCCGCGCCGGGCGTGCTGGACCTGGACGTGCCGGTGCTGGGCGTGTGCTACGGCATGCAGTTCCTGGCGCAGCAGGCGGGCGGCGACGTGAAACGCGCCGGGAAACGCGAGTACGGCAAGGCCGACCTGACCAGTTACGGCGGGCAGCTGTTCGCCGGGATTCAGGGCGAGTTCGTCGCCTGGATGAGCCACAGCGACTCGGTCACGGCGCTGCCCGAGGGCTACGAGGTCGTCGCGCAGACCGCCGACACGCCCGTCACGGCCATCGAGAACG
This portion of the Deinococcus seoulensis genome encodes:
- a CDS encoding PEGA domain-containing protein: MKPIGPYVAARELPGRTGSPVRTLRATDRLTGMPVLLHVLPYPLTLPELPDHPGLLPVVDSGVDGEQAYVVTELPLQARPADDALLTARGALAALGALHERGLTHGGLNAAQLWSVDGRVLLAGAGLPWGGEPLPSDDLYALGVILAEMGHLPEALRPLTEQPGHLSAVAALARLNSEQAARPAPQTQAAHGPDVPEQIAPAQEASGAGATGPEPSVAEASGQEPPAGAVSAGPQDSPAPPAVQTPLTRTPLLRGRGGSKRGRQGRRDANASALPAPTQPAPTESTPSDSLAGSVPAEPAPPAPLPVMDWSAGPVSAPHDGSPIVLGPVGPETTELEPTGPDPAELDPAGPESSGPGDSDREATADTPPAGLPEPERPGTERPESGVMPSASVPSAPVPSAPVPSAPVPSAPVPGAPAPAAGGPETPQERRRRQNEERRAQAMLDAQAAAARKARRLREERAQRLAESGGDAPIQIGGGPVVGGAVVGGVVGTAPGAVLGTVLGDDDLPAWDGPPVDGEAAPRPQLRMRDVDRLPPGLRREPLPEPEPEPAPRLPARRAPGDPIRIGWDEDDSWRVVREVPVPPERPRRRLPRWTLLVVAAALLLGGAWWALSALPGRTPARQVTPQNDARQPEPRQPGGESTTSAPATATDGASAGGAIAEAGSQADPACCEVEFRLLGAQGRTVALTVEAAPPGADLTPGESLGRAPGTVRFPLPGTYRLRTSISGYAPASLSVTVPTTKPKIIDLGN
- a CDS encoding ABC transporter permease — encoded protein: MLTLLSLEFRKLFGARSVRLALLVTFLMPLLWAFAPRLSALIQVNLVSGWQLPAVSIGVTIGYLLPLFIAVTVAEMIGSEVAQGTLAPLLLRPVDRTKVIASKLITALAYPFLLIFTTVLGSLLAGIPLGFGTFTGGTGLGPGLFVGVGELTSDAAFAEVLRGSLLAGVVLMPIAALSLLFGVLYLNTAAAALATFAALIVMRLLVVLPETIQRILLTSHLGLYVQQGDIVQPLVLLLIYTAGFGLMSIFAFDRRDV
- a CDS encoding 2'-5' RNA ligase family protein; amino-acid sequence: MTTPRADPAPGALHSIVAWPPEALDTWMRRTQKRLNVSGFGLPHLNIRAPFQTPLSGPELVLACREALRGQSELTVHVKGWKQLQGVIFLECHLSSDLRALHERCMQIGPSSRAQYDGDLYRPHLTLALGVLPWAAEYLWNEVQQYTPPLTSFTVQALSLTREERGEVQELHTFPLTGPATDTRHTREVAPS
- a CDS encoding helix-turn-helix transcriptional regulator, with translation MSAPTAAPPAAPERTKTRLLELVKRHGPQTAQDLAQALDVSVPAARRHLCDLQEQGLIEARTERPGGRGRPQHVFVLTERGEAAFPKTYSSLCVDVLRHIEGLFGEGAVLKVLDARNNEIISHFEQDVPANLPLGERVQGLVNRLNRHGFDAVVHQEGEQWYFTQRNCPNLTVARQYAQLCAAEETLYAALLGVPVERETRMACGQGNCRYRIGPAAP
- a CDS encoding Mrp/NBP35 family ATP-binding protein; the encoded protein is MREAVMAALSTVNDPELHRDLVSLGMIEHASVEAGVASVKVNLTTPACPLKGKIEGDVREAVLAVPGVTRVDVTFGAMVRPPAQPAMTGVKHVLLVGSGKGGVGKSSVSVNIAASLARDGARVGLLDADVYGPSVAHMMGQGGAKVTANAERKMQPIEAHGVKFVSMANLSPAGQALVWRGPMLHSAIQQFLKDAAWGELDYLIVDLPPGTGDVQLSLTQTIQVTGAVIVTTPQDVALIDAARAIDMFRKASVPVLGVVENMSYFVAPDTGHTYDLFGRGGSRKLGEEYPLLGEVPIDIDVRQDGDRGTPAVLAHPDSAAAQALIQVARNLAGQVSVRALSQSLADLPDQLTVV
- a CDS encoding globin domain-containing protein gives rise to the protein MTAPLSLTTGGSLYDRIGPDALAALVSRFYDLVAREPLLTPIFPADLTLTAEKQLAFLSGFLGGPPLYHQRFGHPRLRARHLPFTITPARAQAWLSCMRAALDATPEIGAEDGQELFTALSRVATHMVNAPEGAQT
- a CDS encoding bifunctional 3-deoxy-7-phosphoheptulonate synthase/chorismate mutase; this translates as MTQSQPNIEALRAEVDSINRELLTLLSRRGEVVAQIGHAKTQEGRPNHYDPAREEKQLKEIEALNPGPFTSAAVKAIFKEIFKASLALEESNDKKQLLVSRKVKSDDTVLDIDGVRIGGDSAPTIIAGPCSIESEEQMEQTAAYLAGKGIKILRGGAYKPRTSPYGFQGMGVDGLILGNRVAKEHGMLFITEVMDTRDVEIVAEYADILQVGARNMHNFALLREVGRARRPVLLKRGLSATIEEWLYAAEYILSEGNNEVILCERGIRTYEKWTRNTLDLSAVAIAKQETHLPVIVDVTHAAGRRDLLIPLAKAALAVGADGIHVEVHPSPATALSDNEQQLDFAGYDKFSDALASMLKLPATV